In Streptococcus sp. SN-1, a single genomic region encodes these proteins:
- a CDS encoding metal-sulfur cluster assembly factor: MREDIKINDSALALQDQIIEKLEKVFDTDVELDVYNLGLIYEINLDETGLCKIVMTFTDTACDCAESLPIEIVAGLKQIEGIEDVKVEVTWSPAWKITRISRYGRIALGLPPR; the protein is encoded by the coding sequence AGAGAGGATATCAAAATCAATGACAGTGCTTTGGCCTTGCAAGACCAAATTATCGAAAAACTAGAGAAGGTTTTTGATACAGATGTGGAATTGGATGTTTACAATCTAGGACTGATTTATGAAATCAATCTGGATGAGACAGGTCTCTGCAAGATTGTCATGACCTTCACCGACACTGCCTGTGATTGTGCCGAAAGCCTGCCTATCGAAATCGTGGCAGGTCTGAAACAAATCGAGGGTATCGAAGATGTCAAGGTTGAAGTTACCTGGTCGCCTGCTTGGAAAATCACACGAATCAGTCGCTACGGCCGCATTGCCCTTGGACTGCCACCTCGTTAA
- the ilvD gene encoding dihydroxy-acid dehydratase — MTELDKRHRSSIYDSMVKSPNRAMLRATGMTDKDFETPIVGVISTWAENTPCNIHLHDFGKLAKEGVKSAGAWPVQFGTITVADGIAMGTPGMRFSLTSRDIIADSIEAAMGGHNVDAFVAIGGCDKNMPGSMIAIANMDIPAIFAYGGTIAPGNLDGKDIDLVSVFEGIGKWNHGDMTAEDVKRLECNACPGPGGCGGMYTANTMATAIEVLGMSLPGSSSHPAESADKKEDIEAAGRAVVKMLELGLKPSDILTREAFEDAITVTMALGGSTNATLHLLAIAHAANVDLSLEDFNTIQERVPHLADLKPSGQYVFQDLYEVGGVPAVMRYLLANGFLHGDRITCTGKTVAENLADFADLTPGQKVIMPLENPKRADGPLIILNGNLAPDGAVAKVSGVKVRRHVGPAKVFDSEEDAIQAVLTDEIVDGDVVVVRFVGPKGGPGMPEMLSLSSMIVGKGQGDKVALLTDGRFSGGTYGLVVGHIAPEAQDGGPIAYLRTGDIVTVDQDTKEISMAVSEEELEKRKAETTLPPLYSRGVLGKYAHIVSSASRGAVTDFWNMDKSGKK, encoded by the coding sequence ATGACTGAATTAGATAAACGTCACCGCAGTAGCATTTATGACAGCATGGTAAAATCGCCAAACCGTGCTATGCTTCGTGCGACTGGTATGACAGATAAGGACTTTGAAACACCGATTGTGGGAGTGATTTCGACTTGGGCGGAAAATACACCGTGTAACATTCACTTGCATGATTTCGGGAAATTGGCCAAAGAAGGTGTTAAATCGGCAGGTGCTTGGCCTGTGCAGTTTGGGACTATCACTGTAGCGGACGGGATTGCCATGGGAACGCCTGGTATGCGTTTTTCTTTGACATCTCGTGACATCATTGCGGACTCAATCGAGGCAGCTATGGGTGGCCACAACGTGGATGCCTTCGTCGCTATCGGTGGCTGTGACAAGAACATGCCTGGATCCATGATTGCTATTGCCAATATGGATATTCCGGCTATTTTCGCCTATGGTGGAACCATTGCACCGGGAAATCTTGATGGCAAAGACATCGACTTGGTTTCTGTTTTTGAAGGTATCGGAAAATGGAATCACGGTGACATGACGGCTGAGGATGTGAAACGTCTTGAATGTAATGCCTGCCCTGGCCCTGGTGGCTGTGGTGGTATGTACACAGCTAATACCATGGCGACTGCTATCGAAGTTCTCGGTATGAGTTTGCCAGGGTCTTCCTCTCACCCAGCTGAATCAGCTGATAAGAAAGAAGACATCGAAGCAGCAGGACGTGCTGTTGTTAAGATGCTGGAGCTTGGTCTCAAACCGTCAGATATCTTGACTCGTGAAGCCTTTGAAGATGCCATCACTGTGACGATGGCTCTCGGTGGTTCTACCAATGCCACTCTTCACTTGCTTGCCATTGCCCATGCTGCCAATGTTGACTTGTCACTTGAGGACTTCAATACGATTCAAGAGCGTGTGCCTCACTTGGCCGATTTGAAACCATCTGGTCAGTATGTCTTCCAAGACCTCTACGAAGTCGGTGGTGTGCCTGCGGTTATGAGATATCTCTTGGCAAATGGATTCCTTCATGGAGACCGCATCACATGTACTGGTAAGACTGTCGCTGAGAACTTGGCTGACTTTGCAGACCTCACACCGGGTCAAAAAGTCATTATGCCACTTGAAAATCCAAAACGTGCAGATGGTCCGCTTATCATCTTGAACGGGAACCTTGCCCCTGACGGTGCTGTTGCCAAGGTATCAGGTGTTAAAGTGCGTCGTCACGTTGGACCAGCTAAGGTCTTTGACTCAGAAGAAGATGCGATTCAGGCTGTTCTGACAGATGAAATCGTTGATGGCGATGTAGTTGTTGTTCGTTTCGTTGGGCCTAAGGGTGGTCCTGGTATGCCTGAGATGCTGTCACTTTCATCAATGATTGTTGGTAAAGGTCAAGGAGACAAGGTTGCCCTCTTGACAGATGGTCGTTTCTCTGGTGGTACTTATGGTCTGGTTGTTGGACATATCGCCCCTGAAGCTCAGGATGGTGGACCAATTGCCTACCTTCGTACAGGTGATATCGTTACGGTTGACCAAGATACCAAAGAAATTTCCATGGCCGTATCTGAAGAAGAACTTGAAAAACGTAAGGCAGAAACAACCTTGCCACCACTTTACAGTCGTGGTGTCCTCGGTAAATACGCTCATATCGTATCATCTGCTTCACGCGGAGCCGTGACAGACTTCTGGAATATGGACAAGTCAGGTAAAAAATAA
- a CDS encoding transketolase family protein, which translates to MVRSTKELRHVYRDFLLEANQSYSDIVVLEADLSSSMATNNLEKDFADRYVNVGIMEAEMVGLAAGLSIQGFRPYLHTFGPFASRRVFDQLFISLGYAQLDATVIGSDAGVTAEMNGGTHMPFEEIGLLRLIPKSIIFEATDDIQFHEILNQTLDLKGLKYIRTIRKAPEAVYQGGEDFSKGYIELRHGEDVVIVASGIMVAPSIRVADELSKLGYSVGVIDLFRIKPIPEQIKTMLSGKTIFTVENHNQIGGIGSALCELFSDDGITKIHRMGVQERFGQVGKMDYLLNEYGLSESNIKEKVLAFYNAR; encoded by the coding sequence ATGGTAAGAAGTACGAAAGAATTACGGCATGTATATAGAGATTTCCTTCTAGAGGCTAATCAAAGTTATTCTGACATAGTAGTTTTAGAAGCAGATTTGTCAAGTTCGATGGCTACTAATAATCTTGAAAAGGACTTTGCAGACCGTTATGTGAATGTTGGAATTATGGAAGCAGAAATGGTCGGGCTTGCAGCAGGGTTGTCTATTCAGGGGTTTAGACCTTATCTTCATACATTTGGCCCTTTTGCCTCACGAAGAGTCTTTGATCAATTATTTATTTCTCTTGGGTACGCACAATTGGATGCCACTGTGATTGGATCAGATGCAGGAGTAACTGCAGAGATGAATGGTGGGACACATATGCCATTTGAAGAAATTGGATTGTTACGTTTAATTCCTAAATCAATTATTTTCGAAGCAACTGATGATATCCAATTTCATGAAATCTTGAACCAGACATTAGACTTAAAAGGACTAAAATATATTCGAACAATTAGAAAAGCTCCAGAGGCTGTGTATCAAGGTGGAGAAGATTTTTCTAAAGGCTACATTGAGTTAAGACACGGTGAAGATGTTGTAATCGTTGCTTCTGGTATAATGGTTGCTCCAAGTATTCGAGTTGCGGATGAACTGTCTAAATTAGGTTATTCAGTAGGTGTGATAGATTTATTTAGAATCAAACCGATACCAGAACAGATAAAAACAATGTTAAGCGGAAAGACTATATTTACTGTAGAAAACCACAATCAGATAGGTGGAATTGGTAGTGCTTTATGTGAATTATTCTCTGATGATGGAATAACAAAAATTCATCGGATGGGTGTTCAAGAAAGATTCGGTCAAGTAGGGAAAATGGATTATCTTCTTAATGAGTATGGTTTGAGTGAATCGAATATAAAAGAGAAAGTTTTAGCGTTTTATAATGCAAGATAG
- a CDS encoding transketolase, giving the protein MILSENREDELRKFATKIRLNTLRTLNHLGFGHYGGSLSIVEVLAVLYGEIMPMTPEIFASRDRDYFVLSKGHAGPALYSTLYLNGFFDKEFLHSLNTNGTKLPSHPDRNLTPGIDMTTGSLGQGISVATGLAYGQRIRKSPFYTYAIVGDGELNEGQCWEAIQFASHQQLSNLIVFVDDNKKQLDGFTKDICNPGDFVEKFSAFGFESIRVNGSDIREIYEGIVQLKQSNNPSPKCIVLDTIKGQGVRELEEMKSNHHLRPTVEERQMLTSVVERLSQELEETEW; this is encoded by the coding sequence ATGATTTTAAGTGAAAATAGAGAAGATGAGTTAAGAAAATTTGCAACAAAAATCCGATTAAATACTCTTAGAACATTGAATCATCTTGGATTCGGCCATTATGGAGGGAGTCTGTCTATAGTAGAAGTTTTAGCAGTGCTTTATGGTGAAATAATGCCGATGACTCCAGAAATATTTGCGTCACGAGATAGAGATTATTTTGTTTTATCCAAGGGACATGCTGGACCAGCTTTGTACAGCACACTCTATTTGAATGGTTTCTTTGACAAAGAATTCTTACATTCTTTAAATACAAATGGAACCAAATTACCGTCTCATCCTGATAGAAATCTAACGCCGGGCATAGATATGACAACTGGCTCTTTAGGACAGGGAATTAGTGTTGCAACCGGACTTGCATATGGTCAGAGAATAAGAAAGAGTCCCTTTTATACTTATGCTATTGTTGGAGATGGTGAGTTAAATGAGGGACAATGTTGGGAGGCTATACAGTTTGCTTCTCATCAACAGTTATCCAATTTAATTGTATTTGTTGACGATAACAAAAAACAATTAGATGGTTTTACAAAGGATATTTGTAATCCAGGTGATTTTGTGGAAAAATTCTCAGCATTTGGATTTGAATCCATTAGAGTCAATGGTTCAGACATTAGAGAAATTTATGAAGGGATTGTCCAATTAAAACAGTCAAATAATCCATCACCTAAGTGTATTGTATTAGATACTATTAAAGGTCAAGGGGTTCGAGAGCTGGAAGAAATGAAATCCAATCATCATCTTCGCCCTACTGTAGAGGAGAGACAAATGTTAACTTCAGTTGTAGAAAGATTAAGTCAGGAATTGGAGGAAACAGAATGGTAA
- a CDS encoding PTS ascorbate transporter subunit IIC has product MMKFILDIVSTPAILVALIAILGLVLQKKKLPDIIKGGIKTFVGFLVVSGGAGIVQNSLNPFGTMFEHAFHLSGVVPNNEAIVAVALTTYGSATAMIMFAGMVFNILIARFTRFKYIFLTGHHTLYMACMIAVILSVAGFTSLPLILLGGLALGIIMSISPAFVQKYMVQLTGNDKVALGHFSSLGYWLSGFTGSLIGDKSKSTEDIKFPKSLAFLRDSTVSITLSMAIIYIIVAIFAGSEYIEKEISSGTSGLVYALQLAGQFAAGVFVILAGVRLILGEIVPAFKGISERLVPNSKPALDCPIVYTYAPNAVLIGFISSFVGGLVSMAIMIASGTVVILPGVVPHFFCGATAGVIGNASGGVRGATIGAFLQGILISFLPVFLMPVLGGLGFQGSTFSDADFGLSGIILGMLNQFGSQAGIVIGLVLILAVMFGVSFIKKPSAKEE; this is encoded by the coding sequence ATGATGAAGTTCATATTGGATATTGTTAGTACACCAGCTATTTTAGTAGCTTTAATTGCAATCTTAGGATTAGTTCTTCAGAAGAAGAAATTACCTGATATTATTAAAGGTGGAATTAAGACTTTTGTTGGTTTCTTAGTTGTATCTGGTGGTGCAGGAATTGTACAAAATTCTTTGAATCCATTTGGTACCATGTTTGAACATGCTTTTCATTTATCTGGAGTTGTACCGAATAATGAAGCAATTGTAGCTGTAGCTTTAACAACATATGGCTCAGCTACTGCAATGATTATGTTTGCAGGTATGGTATTCAATATCTTAATTGCTCGTTTTACTCGATTCAAATATATCTTTTTAACAGGGCACCACACTCTATATATGGCGTGTATGATTGCGGTCATTTTATCAGTTGCTGGCTTTACTAGTTTGCCTCTTATCTTACTAGGAGGATTAGCACTCGGTATTATTATGAGTATTTCTCCAGCATTTGTACAAAAATATATGGTTCAATTAACTGGAAATGACAAGGTGGCTTTAGGCCATTTCAGTTCTTTGGGATATTGGTTGAGTGGTTTCACTGGTAGCCTTATCGGTGACAAATCAAAATCAACAGAGGACATTAAATTTCCAAAGAGTTTAGCTTTTTTACGTGATAGTACTGTTAGCATTACTTTATCCATGGCAATTATTTACATTATTGTAGCTATCTTTGCAGGGTCAGAGTATATAGAAAAAGAAATCAGTAGTGGTACAAGTGGTCTAGTTTATGCTTTACAATTAGCAGGTCAATTTGCAGCAGGTGTATTTGTTATTTTAGCAGGTGTTCGCCTTATTTTGGGTGAAATTGTTCCAGCCTTTAAAGGTATTTCAGAGCGTCTTGTACCTAATTCAAAACCTGCTTTGGATTGTCCGATTGTTTATACTTATGCACCTAATGCAGTCCTAATTGGATTTATCTCTAGTTTTGTTGGTGGTTTAGTAAGTATGGCAATTATGATTGCTTCAGGAACGGTTGTCATCTTACCAGGCGTTGTGCCTCATTTCTTCTGTGGAGCGACTGCAGGTGTCATTGGGAATGCATCTGGTGGTGTTCGTGGAGCCACTATTGGAGCATTTTTACAAGGTATTTTAATTAGTTTTCTTCCAGTCTTTTTAATGCCAGTTTTGGGAGGACTTGGTTTCCAAGGGTCAACTTTCTCAGATGCAGATTTTGGTCTATCAGGAATTATTTTAGGAATGTTGAATCAATTTGGCTCACAAGCAGGCATTGTTATTGGTCTTGTTCTTATTCTAGCAGTTATGTTTGGAGTATCCTTTATTAAAAAGCCATCTGCAAAGGAGGAATAA
- a CDS encoding PTS sugar transporter subunit IIB: MLKIGTACGSGLGSSFMVQMNIESVLSDLNVSDVEVEHYDLGGADPNAADIWIVGRDLADSASHLGDVRILNSIIDMDELRELITKLCEEKGLI; encoded by the coding sequence ATGTTAAAAATTGGTACAGCTTGTGGTTCAGGATTAGGTTCAAGTTTTATGGTACAGATGAATATTGAATCTGTATTGAGTGATTTGAATGTTTCAGATGTAGAAGTTGAACACTATGATTTAGGTGGAGCAGATCCAAATGCAGCTGATATTTGGATTGTTGGTCGTGATTTAGCTGATTCAGCTAGTCATCTTGGAGATGTTCGTATCTTAAATAGTATTATTGATATGGATGAACTACGAGAATTAATTACTAAACTTTGTGAAGAAAAAGGACTTATTTAG
- a CDS encoding BglG family transcription antiterminator, which yields MFDYRALVILMTLMDHCELSLYELSVKVSLPIKEVKEGIDYLVPYLANKGIVLDKKQGRYSLSNRTKQSLTDIIKSDELVLPKSTRLALIYLYTFCRLDFISNNHYQDFLKVSKNTTLSDIQSLRKIMLDNDLELGYSRAKGYTLHGSEWNKHRLAFQMVSELLESSIGIWGLDYVLSSWGYSLTYDLIDQVVKDYYEKLQIVPIVNQLKVCLFGLVFIICRYQRDVERVCLSETLVSPIIQDITTILLDTVVDLGIIDTVFSEDDYRYITVLLSSCFEGEVDVAPVYFNQLTEAIISRMEDISLLHFKQREVLRENLRRHLIPAYYRLKFGLPSSNEYVLHVKEHYPDLFELVKDSLTPLMDAIDKPIPDSETAYFVIHFGGYLKKADNLPQKCYKAAIICPNGISSSLMIKENLLALFPQIEFIGTSKIDDLYAKTSSDYDMVFSTIKVDTEKPNYLVSVMMTEEQTTQLVELVSKDFPDTGYRDIELNQIISIVRRYSIITQELELKLALKRYLYQEMNRKEVLPLLEELITKETYQVSSEKLGWKEAIRLAAKPLLDQHKITENYPEAMIQKVEEFGPFINLGKGVAIPHARPDEGVNEIGMSMLVLEEPIYLLDNPEQEVRLLICIAAIDNESHLKALSHLTTILRDKNHVQTLISSKNYDDIEMIIKQED from the coding sequence ATGTTTGATTATAGAGCACTAGTTATTTTGATGACTTTGATGGATCATTGTGAGCTATCATTATATGAATTATCTGTTAAGGTGAGCTTACCTATAAAGGAAGTCAAAGAAGGAATAGATTATTTAGTGCCTTATCTAGCTAATAAAGGGATAGTGCTGGATAAAAAACAAGGTCGCTATAGTTTATCAAATCGTACGAAGCAGTCTTTGACAGATATTATTAAGTCGGATGAATTGGTTTTACCAAAGTCGACTCGCTTAGCATTAATCTATCTTTACACTTTTTGCCGATTAGATTTTATATCGAATAATCATTACCAAGACTTTTTGAAAGTAAGTAAGAATACAACCTTATCGGATATTCAATCATTAAGAAAGATTATGTTAGATAATGATTTGGAGCTAGGGTACAGTAGAGCAAAAGGTTATACTTTACACGGTTCAGAGTGGAATAAGCACCGTTTAGCTTTTCAAATGGTTAGTGAGTTGCTGGAATCCTCCATAGGGATTTGGGGGTTGGATTATGTTTTATCCAGTTGGGGGTATTCATTAACTTATGATTTGATTGATCAGGTAGTTAAAGATTATTATGAAAAGCTACAGATAGTACCTATTGTTAATCAATTAAAAGTTTGCCTTTTCGGTTTAGTATTCATTATATGTAGGTATCAAAGAGATGTTGAAAGAGTATGTCTTTCAGAGACACTAGTATCTCCTATTATTCAAGATATAACGACTATTTTATTGGATACAGTAGTTGATTTGGGAATTATAGATACGGTATTTTCAGAGGATGATTATCGCTATATCACAGTTTTATTATCAAGTTGCTTTGAAGGTGAAGTAGATGTTGCTCCGGTTTACTTTAATCAATTAACCGAGGCTATTATAAGTAGAATGGAAGATATTTCTTTGTTACATTTTAAACAAAGAGAAGTATTGAGAGAAAATCTTCGTCGCCACCTTATACCGGCTTACTATAGATTAAAGTTCGGCTTACCTAGTTCAAATGAATATGTGTTGCATGTTAAAGAACATTATCCTGATTTATTTGAACTAGTAAAAGATTCTTTGACTCCCTTGATGGACGCTATTGACAAGCCCATACCTGATAGTGAAACAGCATATTTTGTTATCCATTTTGGAGGATATTTAAAGAAAGCAGACAATTTGCCTCAAAAATGTTATAAAGCAGCAATTATCTGTCCTAATGGAATTAGTTCTTCATTGATGATAAAAGAGAATCTATTAGCATTATTCCCTCAGATTGAGTTTATAGGAACCTCAAAGATTGATGATTTATATGCGAAAACTAGTAGTGACTATGATATGGTTTTTTCTACTATAAAGGTGGATACAGAGAAGCCAAATTATCTAGTTTCTGTTATGATGACGGAAGAACAAACAACACAGTTAGTTGAATTGGTATCAAAAGATTTCCCAGATACAGGCTATCGAGATATTGAGCTTAATCAGATAATTAGTATAGTAAGACGATATAGTATAATCACACAAGAATTAGAGTTAAAATTAGCATTAAAGAGGTATCTCTATCAAGAAATGAACAGAAAGGAAGTGTTACCATTGTTAGAAGAATTAATTACAAAAGAAACTTATCAGGTTAGTTCGGAAAAATTAGGATGGAAGGAGGCAATTCGTTTAGCAGCTAAACCGCTTTTGGATCAACATAAGATAACTGAGAACTACCCTGAGGCAATGATTCAAAAAGTAGAAGAGTTTGGGCCTTTTATTAATTTAGGGAAGGGAGTAGCAATTCCTCACGCTCGGCCAGATGAAGGTGTGAATGAAATAGGAATGTCAATGTTAGTTTTGGAAGAACCGATTTATTTATTGGATAATCCAGAACAAGAGGTAAGATTGTTGATTTGTATTGCAGCCATTGATAATGAGAGTCATTTAAAGGCTTTGTCACATTTAACAACAATTTTAAGAGATAAAAATCATGTTCAAACTTTAATATCATCAAAAAACTATGATGACATTGAAATGATAATTAAACAGGAGGATTAG
- a CDS encoding PTS ascorbate transporter subunit IIC translates to MAEAKKKQIPLRLSTKLYAALASWAEDDFRSVNGQIEYLLTECVKQRKKDGKYVSETIDEPFEIDI, encoded by the coding sequence ATGGCTGAAGCTAAAAAAAAGCAGATCCCCCTTCGACTCTCAACAAAGTTATACGCTGCACTCGCATCATGGGCAGAAGACGACTTTCGTTCAGTCAATGGACAAATAGAATATCTCCTCACAGAATGTGTCAAGCAACGGAAGAAAGACGGGAAATACGTATCAGAAACCATTGATGAACCATTTGAGATTGATATTTAA
- the rpmF gene encoding 50S ribosomal protein L32, with protein sequence MAVPARRTSKAKKNKRRTHYKVTAPSVNFDETTGDYSRSHRVSLKGYYKGRKIAKAASAE encoded by the coding sequence ATGGCAGTACCTGCACGTCGCACTTCAAAAGCGAAGAAAAACAAACGTCGTACACACTACAAAGTAACAGCTCCATCTGTAAACTTTGACGAAACTACTGGAGATTACTCACGTTCTCACCGTGTATCACTTAAAGGATACTACAAAGGACGTAAAATCGCTAAAGCTGCATCAGCTGAATAA
- the rpmG gene encoding 50S ribosomal protein L33 — protein MRVNITLEHKESGERLYLTSKNKRNTPDRLQLKKYSPKLRKHVVFTEVK, from the coding sequence ATGCGCGTAAATATTACACTTGAACACAAAGAATCTGGTGAACGCTTGTACCTTACTTCTAAAAACAAACGTAACACTCCAGACCGTCTTCAATTGAAGAAATACTCACCAAAACTTCGCAAACACGTTGTGTTCACCGAGGTGAAATAG
- a CDS encoding SEC10/PgrA surface exclusion domain-containing protein — MKKLKPLTTSTAIAIASISAPAFAQEATAPAKPVESNTTTTAVAKPQVKPLEKSAVEAPATVKPALDAQKAVVKEADAKVATAEANVKAKETAQASAEKEVANATQAVKDAEVVANQATPEKVAEVKDAQAKNLEAQTANQKATEATNADLAKEKEALSAEQAKVATANAKVAETAKDVKTAEQAVASAQSALDGTGLASAEKDLKQAQADVKEATKSVADAQTAKENASKADANRAQAIKSAETDVNTKNDAVKLAKDKLASATEHADSVESKLQSAQAELKSAQDKLANTGVDTVTIADLTQFKKDKAEGDSDFMTDSGATVIENSSTKISEDDKNKIVDFNNITDEQKQELALYNLKVVNAIRKNLGLSELELNTGSMKAAQNQMDKYIDRNKDILTHGHLPGDYFGENGGPIAFAKHGTSLTMYKVKQEIYNIVMSQAFADAPSKWGHSSNIQKAISHLGASFGIIDGELYSINVYGVYAGSKIEETNDTASLEKSVETAKSNLAQAETASENAKRALTKASTDYASALSLKTEAEKVLADAMATPLQAQVAENNLRLAEIALDNAKTREAKASEAVANFSASLTDKKVALEKAQDALKEAQAVQKSASQALADASAKLQTQEDKINSLKAQSDKLIAEKDALVKEAKKLAEQLQEYLDAPAKLATAQDMKAKAEAKLETAKAELKTAQTALEELLSAQRTEKAKLADLQAEYDKLVDLAEKAQENVVAKLPDGTVIAVPKVAPTAQNLPELNLAEVAKEDAKDSVIKTLPNGIIVAVPNVAPTAEALPEANVDELKRSIDGGKANSETYSAPAVKSTENKKPTYSRVERAKSLPNTGENSSIIMMLLGAIFGVFGLVTVHRKN; from the coding sequence ATGAAGAAACTGAAACCCCTCACAACTTCAACAGCTATCGCGATTGCGTCAATTAGTGCGCCTGCATTTGCTCAGGAAGCAACTGCACCTGCTAAACCTGTTGAGTCAAATACTACTACTACCGCTGTTGCGAAACCACAAGTGAAACCACTTGAGAAAAGTGCTGTTGAAGCACCTGCTACAGTAAAACCTGCTCTTGACGCACAGAAAGCTGTTGTGAAAGAAGCTGACGCTAAAGTAGCCACTGCTGAAGCTAATGTAAAAGCAAAAGAAACTGCTCAAGCATCTGCTGAAAAAGAAGTAGCTAACGCAACTCAAGCTGTCAAAGACGCTGAAGTTGTTGCTAATCAAGCAACACCTGAAAAAGTTGCTGAAGTCAAAGATGCTCAAGCTAAGAACCTTGAAGCTCAGACTGCTAACCAAAAAGCAACTGAAGCTACAAATGCTGATCTTGCAAAAGAAAAAGAAGCTCTTTCAGCTGAACAAGCTAAAGTTGCAACTGCAAATGCTAAAGTTGCAGAAACAGCTAAAGACGTCAAAACAGCTGAACAAGCCGTTGCAAGCGCACAATCTGCCCTTGACGGTACTGGACTTGCTTCTGCTGAAAAAGACTTAAAACAAGCTCAAGCAGATGTCAAAGAAGCAACTAAATCAGTCGCAGATGCTCAAACTGCAAAAGAAAACGCATCTAAAGCAGATGCGAACCGCGCCCAAGCTATCAAATCAGCTGAAACAGACGTAAATACTAAAAATGACGCTGTCAAATTGGCTAAAGATAAACTTGCGAGCGCTACAGAACATGCTGACTCAGTTGAAAGCAAATTGCAATCAGCTCAAGCTGAACTAAAATCTGCTCAAGATAAATTAGCAAATACTGGTGTTGATACTGTCACAATCGCAGACTTGACTCAATTCAAGAAAGATAAAGCCGAAGGCGACTCAGACTTCATGACTGACTCTGGTGCCACTGTTATTGAAAATTCTTCAACAAAAATTAGTGAAGATGATAAAAACAAAATTGTTGATTTCAATAACATCACAGACGAACAAAAACAAGAACTTGCACTTTATAACTTGAAAGTTGTAAATGCTATTCGTAAAAATCTTGGTTTATCTGAGCTTGAATTGAACACTGGTTCAATGAAAGCAGCTCAAAACCAAATGGATAAATACATCGATAGAAACAAAGATATCCTAACTCATGGACATTTACCTGGTGATTACTTCGGTGAAAACGGTGGACCTATTGCTTTTGCTAAACATGGAACATCATTGACTATGTACAAAGTTAAGCAAGAAATCTACAATATTGTAATGTCACAAGCTTTCGCTGACGCTCCATCAAAATGGGGACACTCAAGCAATATTCAAAAAGCAATTTCACACCTTGGAGCATCATTTGGTATCATCGATGGTGAACTTTACAGCATTAACGTATATGGTGTATATGCTGGTTCAAAAATTGAAGAAACAAACGACACAGCATCTCTTGAAAAATCTGTTGAAACAGCTAAATCAAACCTTGCTCAAGCTGAAACTGCATCAGAAAATGCTAAACGTGCTTTGACAAAAGCTTCAACTGATTACGCAAGCGCACTCAGCTTGAAAACTGAAGCTGAAAAAGTCCTTGCTGACGCAATGGCTACACCACTTCAAGCCCAAGTTGCTGAAAACAACCTACGTTTGGCAGAAATTGCTCTTGACAATGCTAAAACTCGTGAAGCTAAAGCAAGTGAAGCAGTCGCTAACTTCTCAGCAAGTCTAACTGACAAGAAAGTTGCTCTTGAAAAAGCTCAAGACGCTCTTAAAGAAGCTCAAGCTGTTCAAAAATCTGCGTCACAAGCTCTTGCAGATGCTTCAGCTAAACTACAAACTCAAGAAGATAAAATCAACAGTTTGAAAGCACAAAGTGACAAATTGATTGCAGAAAAAGATGCTCTTGTTAAAGAAGCTAAGAAATTGGCTGAACAATTGCAAGAATATTTGGACGCACCTGCTAAACTAGCAACTGCTCAAGATATGAAAGCAAAAGCTGAAGCTAAACTTGAAACAGCAAAAGCTGAACTCAAGACTGCACAAACTGCTCTTGAAGAATTATTGTCTGCACAACGTACAGAAAAAGCTAAGTTGGCTGATTTGCAAGCAGAATACGATAAACTCGTTGACCTTGCAGAAAAAGCTCAAGAAAACGTTGTTGCCAAATTACCTGATGGAACAGTAATCGCTGTACCAAAAGTAGCACCTACTGCTCAAAATCTTCCAGAATTGAACCTTGCTGAAGTTGCTAAAGAAGACGCTAAAGATAGTGTTATCAAAACTCTTCCAAACGGAATAATCGTAGCTGTTCCAAATGTAGCTCCAACTGCTGAAGCGTTGCCTGAAGCAAATGTAGACGAATTGAAGAGATCTATTGATGGTGGGAAAGCAAATTCAGAAACATACTCAGCGCCAGCCGTTAAATCTACAGAAAACAAGAAACCGACTTATTCACGTGTTGAGCGTGCGAAATCATTACCAAACACTGGCGAAAACTCAAGTATTATCATGATGCTTCTAGGTGCTATTTTTGGAGTATTTGGACTTGTAACAGTACATAGAAAAAATTAG